Genomic segment of Dactylococcopsis salina PCC 8305:
GGAAAACGATCGCCAAGACGATTCCGATACCATAAAGGTGTAAAGGAATGTTAAGGACAGGCTGATGTTACTCCAACCACAACAACGGGAAAAGCTCGATCGAAGCAACGATCAGGATTTTTACGCCATCCCGCGTTTAGTGACTCATGTTGATGAGTCATTCATTGATCAATTAACCAACTTATATCGAGAGAGACTGAAACCGAACACTCGCATTTTAGACATGATGAGTAGTTGGGTGTCCCATCTTCCTGATGACATCAAATTTGATCATGTGGAAGGACATGGTATGAACGAGGAAGAATTACAAAAAAACCCAAATTTAGATCATTATGTGGTTCAAAACTTGAACGAAAATCGCTCCTTTCCTTTTTCTGATCAAGAATTTGATGCAGTCTTAAACGCGGTTTCTGTACAGTATTTACAGTATCCCGAAGAAGTTTTCGCTGAGATTCATCGGGTATTAAAACCCGGTGGAATTGCGATTATTAGCTTTTCTAATCGGATGTTCTATCAAAAAGCGATCGCAGCGTGGCGTGATGGTAGTGAAGCAA
This window contains:
- a CDS encoding class I SAM-dependent methyltransferase, which produces MLLQPQQREKLDRSNDQDFYAIPRLVTHVDESFIDQLTNLYRERLKPNTRILDMMSSWVSHLPDDIKFDHVEGHGMNEEELQKNPNLDHYVVQNLNENRSFPFSDQEFDAVLNAVSVQYLQYPEEVFAEIHRVLKPGGIAIISFSNRMFYQKAIAAWRDGSEAMRVELVKRYFNSVGGFSEPEVIQKQPSVPSILQMFGMGGSDPFYAVLARGLRIL